In Nonlabens agnitus, the DNA window CTCCAGCAGAAGGTTTTGGAACTACTGGAAACAATACATTTGCACCGTTGAATACTAACGCGATTGTTATTGAAATACCTAATTCTATGTTGGGAACAGCACCACCACACATTGTAGATCAATTATTGAATACAACTACTGGTTTACCAGCTGCCTACAACGTTTGGGTAGAAACCAAAAAGAGATAATAATCAACACTATAAAACTGAATACAATGAAAATATTTAATATAAAATACATGGTTTTTGCTCTAGCCGTTAGCGCTCTTGTAATAAGCTGTAACGATGATGATGACATTACAGGTCCAATAAACGCAAGTACTGATTTCACTGGAACTTTTGTACAACAAGATCAAATGGGTCGTCCAGGAATCAACACTGTTTTTCCAACTACAAATGCCCAGGAAAATGCTTTTAACGTTACGATCCCTGCAAATCAAATTTCCCAATGGCAAGGTGTCTTTTCTGATAAAGTAGATGGACTTTATGCTGCTTACAGTAATACTGCTGGAACAACTCTCGAATATGAAACTAATATTTTAGGATTGAACCAAACTTTATTGACTACAGCATTAGCCTTGGATGTTCTACAAGTAGCACCTAATGCAACTGGACCAACAACCTATTTTGAAAGCACTTCAAACTTTTTGACAGGAAGAAGATTACAAGATGACGTTATTGACGTTTCTTTAATCCTACTTTTTGGTGGAAATGATGGAGCACGTTTTAATGGTGAAGGTGGTTTGCCAGAACTTGTAACCGATAATGTTGGATTGGAAACTGGGGTTGTATCTCCTACGTTCCCATACTTAGTACCAGCTAGTTTCTAGAAAACTAGAATTTATAAACCTAGCCGATTCTTTAACTGGAATCGGCTTTGTTATTTTTACACTTATGAAAAAGATATATTACGTTACCCTATTGTTGCTGATTTTGGTTTCTTGTCAAGAAGCTGAAAAAACAGTCTCCAAAAACATCACAGATCCTGAAGATTATGAGCAGTATCTCAACCAGTCAGAACAGCAGATCATTCAGAAATTAAAGACTGACATTCAAGAGCTCAAGGATGAGGTCAATGGAGACTCCACAAGAATCGTTTGGAATGCTAGGATTGCAGGAAAGCTCAACACCTTGTTTGATCTCACTGGAGATGTAGCATATTTGAATGAGTCAGTACGCTTTCGCGAAAGCGTAGTAAAACAAACAGCCATAAAACCAGAGAACGCAAAGCGAGCACTGGCGCAAGCTTATATAAAACAACACCAATTCAAAAAAGCAGACAGCTTAATGTCCAGCTTTACTCAAATCTACAGCGCTCCAGAGAGCCAGCTCGTGCAATTTGATATTGCGATGGAGTTGGGTGATTACTCTACCGCTGAAAACCTTCTGGACAGTCTACGCAATACCAGCGACTACTCTTACCTCATACGCGCTGCAAAATGGAACGACCACATAGGTCAACTGGAAACTACGATATCGCTCATGGAGCGCGCCATGAAATTAGCGGAACAAAGTGGTAGCAATGCCAAGGTTCTATGGAGTTATTCCAACATTGCCGATTATTATGGCCACAATGGTCAATTAGATAAGTCCTATGAATATTATTTAAAGACCTTGGAATTGGATCCAACAAATACGTATGCCTTAAAAGGTATCGCTTGGATTGCCTATTCCAATGATCGCGATCCTGCAGAAGCTAGAACAATTTTAGAAAAACTTCAAGAACGTCACCCTATACCAGATTATAATCTTGAACTGGCAGAGGTTGCCGCTTTTGAAAATAACACAGACGAGGCAAACGCGTTGAAAGAGGATTTCATGAAAAAAGTCAGTAATCCTGCATATGGAGCGATGTACAACGCTTATAAAATTAATGAACTCATTGATGCTGGAAAAACGCAGGAAGCTGTTGAACTGGCTTATATGGAAGTAAGCCACCGTGCCACACCTGAAACGTATGACTTATTAGGATATGCGCTGCTTAAAAATGGTAATCCTAAAGAGGCTCTGGCAAATCATGAAGAACACGTGATAGGTAAAACCTTTGAACCGGTAGCACAATTCCATTCTGCACTGATTTTAAAAGAAAATGGTAGAATAGAAGAGGCCAATAGTTTTAAAGAGGAATTACTGGAAACAGAATATGAAATGGGTCCTATGACCTATAAAGAAATCCAGTCTATTTAAAACCATAACTACTTATTCTACGTATCTATAAACAGATAGTTAGTCACTCTAGGCTTGAGAAATCTAGAGTACTATTGGTTGGTTAGTTTAGGAATGCCTGATTCGCAAGAGTCAGGCATTTTTTTGTTTTGAAATGAACCTACCGATATAGTAGTCTACAATTTCAAATATAGATGTGGTATATACAAGTTTTGCAATTGCGCAGGATTCTTTTGAGCATCATCTAAAAAAGCCGCGACCTTATTTAAAGGTCGCGGCTTTGCAAATTAATGTGGTGCTATGATTACTCTATAACTCCTAAAGTATATAGTCTCTCTAGAGTAGGAGATGGGCTTCCACCAGCTTTTTCTAGAGTAATACCAAAGGCTTGCGTATCAAAAGAGTTTTCAAATTCAATGAACTTTTGATCATTCATGGCCATCACACCTAGACTAGTAGGAGTCAATGGATTTAGTGTTAAGGACCATAATTGATAAGTCATATCCTCTGGAGCTTCTGGCAACCCAGAAACATCTACGTAAGTTTTATCTCTAACCGGATTGTGAAACGCAACAGCGCTAGTGTTGGCATAATCACCTTGACCAGCAAGATTGACTTTAACGGTGTTTTTATCTTTAATAAATGCAAGAGCTTCTTGATAATCAGCATTGAGTTCGTCAAGTTGTTCTAACTCATTATTTAGTATGTTGTTGGTACGCTCCGTATCAACCAGCTGTTCATTAAGGTTTGTATTTTCACGGAAGAAGTACCCAGCTCCAATAAAGAGCAATACGGCAGCTGCCCATCCTAGATATTGACTCCAGTTGATGGAATCATCCTCATCACGACCTTGTTCCTTTATATATCTGCGTAGGTTCTCATAAATTTTGACCTCGTCAATTTTAGGAGATATTCCAGCAGCAAGTTTAAAGTAAGCATCCTCGATTTGCTGAACTTCTAATTGAAGCTCATCACTCTCGTTGATCTGCTTTGAGATCTCTCTAGAACGCTCACGTGACAATACACCACAAACGTACGCCTCTAGATCTCCGCTATTTTTTAATTCTTCTAACGTCATTAGTTGATCATCATTTCTCGTAAATTATTCAGACACCTTCTGTGTCTGGTCTTTAATGTGCCAGATGGCATATCCAGCTCTTTAGCTCCATCCTTAAAGGTGAATCCTTTAAAGAAAATAATATCGATGATTTTTACACACATGGGCTCTAGTTTTTCCACCCATTGTTTGATAAACATTCCATCTGTTTGATCATCGAGATTTTCATTGGACACTATAACATCTACGAAATTATCGGTACTTAAGTTTTTGAGGCTGTTTTTATGATTTTTACTGCGCAAGTAATCTATTGATGCATTACGAGCTATATTGAGCGTCCAGGTAAAAAACCTTCCAGAGGATTTATCATAGCTATTTGCATTTTTCCAAATTTTAATAAATACATCTTGTAGAATCTCTTGTGCAACATCTTCATTTTTTACAATCGCAAAGATGACTCCATGCAATGCCTTGTGATATCGTTCATATATTCTATTAAAAGCGACCTCGCTGCCTTCTTGTAAGCGAGCAATTAATAGATCTGGTTGTGCATTCATAATGTATTTTAAGGATTTTTAAAGATGCAAAAAAAAATCTACAAGCTAGAGACTTGTAGATTTCTTATTTTCAGGATAGGAAGTACTTATTCAATCACGCCGCATGCGACTCTTGCGCCAGCTGCACCACTAGGTTGTGATGTGAAATCGTCTGCAGTTGCGTGTACGATAACACCTTTGCCTACGATGTTTTTAGTTTCGTCATCACAGCCTATACACCATTGGTCCGTCGAAAACTTAAGGACAGCTGTACCTTCTTCATCTGCTTCAAGGTTTCCTATATCGCCCATGTGGTAGCTACCATCACCCCAATCGCCGTGCTCATCTGATGTAGGATTCCAGTGGCCACCTGCGCTTGAACCGTCCATGGCGCTACAATCCCCATTTTCATGAATATGGATCGCATGTGTCCCAGCTGCAGTAAACCCTGTTAGGTTTGCACTCATAGTGACCACACCATTTTCTTCTACAAACGATATAGATCCAGTTACGTTGCTTTCACTTTTGGATCCCATAGGCACTACGATCGATTTTTTTTCATCCATGCCTTCGTTATCCATTTCGTCGTTCATTTCAACTTCTTCAGTATCCATGTTGTTTTCGTCCATTGCGTCGCTTTCTTTTTCTTTACAAGAGACTGTGAAAACTAATGCCATGATCATGATGGCTACGTTTAATTTTTTCATTTGATTTTTTTTAGTGATTAGATTTGATGGTTAAAGTTAGTCAAGTGCTTTACCACGACCAACCATTTCACAATTCTTTAAAAATCAATTCATTTTAATAGGGTAGTAGTTTCTCAAACCTGATGGGGTTGAGGTTTCCCATTTTCAGATTCTCCATCGCGTTGAGCGCCACATCGACTCTTTTTTGCGAATCCTTGATGCCATAAATCATGAAAATGATGTTGCGTTGTTTACCAGGCAATAGGGATTCAAAGATTTCATAAGCTTCATAATCACTTAATAGAACCGCTTCCAATTCTTCCGTCATTGGCGCTTGATACTTGCTGGTATCTTCTTTCATGGTGACGTTGACGGTATTGCCTTCTTCTATTGCTAAGGCTTTTTTGTTTGCCTTAGAGAGCATCAAGTATTTGATACCCTTTCTTTTGATAACGCCAGCATAGAGCGTCATTTCCTTTCCTGAAACGATTAAATCTGCTACGACTCTTTTGATTTTTGCTGATTCAAGCTGTTCTGAAATATCCTCTGGTATGATCAAGGCGCCAACCCAACCATTATGCGTCAATGTGGTTTCAAAAGTGAAGATCATAACAGGTGTGTGATCACTTGAGTTTTGGAATGTAGGGTTCTATGCACGGGACATTTATCGGCTATTTCCAGTAGTTTTTTAATTTGGTGATCCTCCAGTTCTTTAGGGAATTTGATGTGTCTTGTGAAGGTGTCAATTTTGGAGCTATTGTCCTCGCAGTTTTCACAGTCAGCGGCATGTTGCTTGTCATACGTCACATGACATTCTACATCTTCCACGTGCCATTTTTTGCGCTTGGAATACATCTGTATCGTCATCACGGTACAGGCCGCTAGTCCGCTGGATAATAAATCGTATGGAGTAGGACCGTAGTCATTTCCTTTAATTTCTAGCGGCTCATCCACGGTTAAGTAATGTTTTCCAGCTTTAACTTGGGTAGTGAAACCATCTGCGGCATTAAGACTTGCAGCTATTTCATGTCGGGATTTAATGGTTTTTATTTCTGGTAGTTCCAGATAACGACTGGCCCAACCCGCAATCACATTGCCTACATAATGACTGTCTTCCTTGTTGGTAAGAAGATGGTCTGCACCATCTAGACTTAAAAAGCTTTTGGGATGGATCGCGGCGTGATACAATCGTTCTGCATGCTGTATTCCAACCGTGTTATCCTGTGGTGAATGGCAAATTAATAGAGGTTTGCGCATATCTCTCAAGGTTTGCGTCAACATCTGTTCATCCACATCGCGCAGGAATTGCTCCTTGATTTTAAACGGGCGACCGCTCAATTCTACCACGGCTTCTCCATTTTCAATAATGGCTTCAATTTGATCGCCAAAAAGGTGTTTCACATGCTTTGTGTCGCTAGGTGTTCCAATAGTTGCTACAGCTTGAATGGATTCCGCTTTCGCGGAAGCGAAAATTATAGCAGCACCACCTAAGGAATGTCCTATGGCGAGTGATGGTGCTTTATGATGAGTCGACAGGTAATCTATGGCGGCCAGTAGATCCTCGACATTGCCAGAGAAATTTGTGTCCCCAAAATCACCGTCAGAATCGCCCAAACCTGTAAAGTCAAACCTGAGCACGCCAAAACCCGAAGATGTCAAGGCTCGCGTGATATTGCGGGTCGCCGTAAAGTTTTTACTACAGGTGAAACAATGTGCAAAAACCGCATAATTATGCGGTTTTTGATCAACAGGTAGTTCCAGGCGACCACTTAGTTCATAGCCATCTGCATTCTGGAAGGTGATTTTTTCCATTTTCATAGGCTACT includes these proteins:
- a CDS encoding anti-sigma factor, which produces MTLEELKNSGDLEAYVCGVLSRERSREISKQINESDELQLEVQQIEDAYFKLAAGISPKIDEVKIYENLRRYIKEQGRDEDDSINWSQYLGWAAAVLLFIGAGYFFRENTNLNEQLVDTERTNNILNNELEQLDELNADYQEALAFIKDKNTVKVNLAGQGDYANTSAVAFHNPVRDKTYVDVSGLPEAPEDMTYQLWSLTLNPLTPTSLGVMAMNDQKFIEFENSFDTQAFGITLEKAGGSPSPTLERLYTLGVIE
- a CDS encoding bifunctional alpha/beta hydrolase/OsmC family protein; the encoded protein is MKMEKITFQNADGYELSGRLELPVDQKPHNYAVFAHCFTCSKNFTATRNITRALTSSGFGVLRFDFTGLGDSDGDFGDTNFSGNVEDLLAAIDYLSTHHKAPSLAIGHSLGGAAIIFASAKAESIQAVATIGTPSDTKHVKHLFGDQIEAIIENGEAVVELSGRPFKIKEQFLRDVDEQMLTQTLRDMRKPLLICHSPQDNTVGIQHAERLYHAAIHPKSFLSLDGADHLLTNKEDSHYVGNVIAGWASRYLELPEIKTIKSRHEIAASLNAADGFTTQVKAGKHYLTVDEPLEIKGNDYGPTPYDLLSSGLAACTVMTIQMYSKRKKWHVEDVECHVTYDKQHAADCENCEDNSSKIDTFTRHIKFPKELEDHQIKKLLEIADKCPVHRTLHSKTQVITHLL
- a CDS encoding DUF4331 family protein, with protein sequence MKIFNIKYMVFALAVSALVISCNDDDDITGPINASTDFTGTFVQQDQMGRPGINTVFPTTNAQENAFNVTIPANQISQWQGVFSDKVDGLYAAYSNTAGTTLEYETNILGLNQTLLTTALALDVLQVAPNATGPTTYFESTSNFLTGRRLQDDVIDVSLILLFGGNDGARFNGEGGLPELVTDNVGLETGVVSPTFPYLVPASF
- a CDS encoding superoxide dismutase family protein; protein product: MKKLNVAIMIMALVFTVSCKEKESDAMDENNMDTEEVEMNDEMDNEGMDEKKSIVVPMGSKSESNVTGSISFVEENGVVTMSANLTGFTAAGTHAIHIHENGDCSAMDGSSAGGHWNPTSDEHGDWGDGSYHMGDIGNLEADEEGTAVLKFSTDQWCIGCDDETKNIVGKGVIVHATADDFTSQPSGAAGARVACGVIE
- a CDS encoding YdeI/OmpD-associated family protein, with the translated sequence MIFTFETTLTHNGWVGALIIPEDISEQLESAKIKRVVADLIVSGKEMTLYAGVIKRKGIKYLMLSKANKKALAIEEGNTVNVTMKEDTSKYQAPMTEELEAVLLSDYEAYEIFESLLPGKQRNIIFMIYGIKDSQKRVDVALNAMENLKMGNLNPIRFEKLLPY
- a CDS encoding RNA polymerase sigma factor; this encodes MNAQPDLLIARLQEGSEVAFNRIYERYHKALHGVIFAIVKNEDVAQEILQDVFIKIWKNANSYDKSSGRFFTWTLNIARNASIDYLRSKNHKNSLKNLSTDNFVDVIVSNENLDDQTDGMFIKQWVEKLEPMCVKIIDIIFFKGFTFKDGAKELDMPSGTLKTRHRRCLNNLREMMIN
- a CDS encoding tetratricopeptide repeat protein; the encoded protein is MKKIYYVTLLLLILVSCQEAEKTVSKNITDPEDYEQYLNQSEQQIIQKLKTDIQELKDEVNGDSTRIVWNARIAGKLNTLFDLTGDVAYLNESVRFRESVVKQTAIKPENAKRALAQAYIKQHQFKKADSLMSSFTQIYSAPESQLVQFDIAMELGDYSTAENLLDSLRNTSDYSYLIRAAKWNDHIGQLETTISLMERAMKLAEQSGSNAKVLWSYSNIADYYGHNGQLDKSYEYYLKTLELDPTNTYALKGIAWIAYSNDRDPAEARTILEKLQERHPIPDYNLELAEVAAFENNTDEANALKEDFMKKVSNPAYGAMYNAYKINELIDAGKTQEAVELAYMEVSHRATPETYDLLGYALLKNGNPKEALANHEEHVIGKTFEPVAQFHSALILKENGRIEEANSFKEELLETEYEMGPMTYKEIQSI